In Thermoplasmata archaeon, the genomic window ATCCCACGAGCCCCTCACGGGCCGCTCCGATGCTCCGGCCCGGCGGGACGATCGAGACGATCGGCGAGACCCCGCTGGTCCCGCTACGCTCGATCGTGCCGGCCGGAAGCGCCCGCGTCCTCGTGAAGCTCGAGTCGATGAACCCGACCGGCAGCATGAAGGACCGGCCGGCGCTCGCGATGGTCCGCGCGGCCGCCGCCGACGGCCGCCTGCCGCCGGGGGGCACCGTCGTCGAGTACACCGGCGGCAGCACCGGCACCTCGCTCGCGTTCGTCGCCGGAGCCCTCGGCTTCGGCTGCCACCTCGTGAGCTCGGATGCCTTCAGCGAGGAGAAGCGCGACCACATGCGCGCGCTCGGCGCGCGCCTCACCCTCGTGCGGAGCGATCGGCAGCGGATCACCGAGGGGCTGATCCGCTCGATGATCTCGACGTCCCGGCGGATCGCCCGGCGCTCGGGGCACTTCTGGTCGGACCAGCTGAACAACCCCGACGCGAGTCGGGGCTACCACCCGATGGGGGAGGAGATCTGGCGGGACACCGGGGGCACGGTGGACGCGTTCGTGCAGTCGGTCGGCACGTCCCACTCCCTGCACGGCACCGCCGAGTCCCTGCGGCGCCACCGGCCGGACCTGCTGGTGTG contains:
- a CDS encoding PLP-dependent cysteine synthase family protein — translated: MLRPGGTIETIGETPLVPLRSIVPAGSARVLVKLESMNPTGSMKDRPALAMVRAAAADGRLPPGGTVVEYTGGSTGTSLAFVAGALGFGCHLVSSDAFSEEKRDHMRALGARLTLVRSDRQRITEGLIRSMISTSRRIARRSGHFWSDQLNNPDASRGYHPMGEEIWRDTGGTVDAFVQSVGTSHSLHGTAESLRRHRPDLLVCAVEPKESPILSEGRTGGHRIEGIGIGFVPPLWRRELVDEIASVTSHDAHAMARTLARREGLFGGASSGANVVAALRIAKRLGSGATVVTLQVDTGLKYLTTEVYGARARAPGDGYLPGAR